Proteins encoded within one genomic window of Bacteroidota bacterium:
- a CDS encoding gliding motility-associated C-terminal domain-containing protein, with protein MKKFLTFLLLFLVITSSGIFAQSACPQVTIAPASSICSGQCENLTATVQGSVATTSYNVSNIAYAPYAFTGGNPVLVNIDDTWSSVVTMPFCFQFFGNTYTQFVIGSNALISFDITQANAYCQWPINAAIPTNTNPMNSIMAPYHDIDPSVGTPTSATDINWAVYGTAPCRYMVVNWNDVAMFSCTTLIATSQLVLHETTNIIDVYIQNKPLCASWNAGAAIEGIQNSTGTVAYWVAGRNYPTQWTASNDGKRFTPSGAPQYTLNWTGPSGNLGSANPLNVCPTTTSTYTCTVTNTTCAGNVVVSSTVTVPVTSGLTVAGTQINSTSCLACNGSATTTVTAGTGPFTYAWTPSGGNAATSNNLCVGTYTCTVTGAGGCTGTQVFTITGPSPPTSTQAMTNVTCNGGCNGTGTITPNPAGAYTYAWSPSGGTAATASGLCAGTYTVTATNAGGCTTTQTITITQPTVLAATVSTTAATCGGNNGSATVSPSGGTGPYSYSWAPSGGTGATANSLVAGTYTCTVTDASGCTTTATAIVGSSGGITAATTATVNVSCNGGTNGSSTASPTGGTGPYTYAWSPSGGNAATANNLAAGNYTCTITDANGCIATTTVTITQPVALTAIQAHTNVTCNGGNNGSATVTASGGTGPYTYAWSPSGGNAATANNLAAGNYTCTITDANGCTTTQLFTITQPTLLTSTNSTTLATCGNSNGSATVTASGGTGPYTYSWSPAGGNAATANNIPAGTYTCTITDASGCTQTSIATVNNSGGPVATMSAPTNVSCFGGNNGSANVTVAGGTVPFTYSWSPIGGTSATGANLTAGNYTVTVTDANGCITTSSAVITQPTALTITGTSSNVDCFGNSTGTASVIPGGGSPAYTYAWSPAGGNAANANPLTAGSYTCTVTDLDGCIITQTFSITEPPQLTLAVAGFNVTCFNACDGQIVSIPSGGVPGYTFNWSTGCSAASCNNICAGNYTCTVTDANGCIITNSATVTQPTALSIATSEVDAHCNQSDGSATATGSGGTGTLNYQWTGGPSNANWNNISAGTYWIIVTDQNNCIDSTSVTVNNIAGVNASLQSVSNISCNGACNGIITGTSSGGTGILTYSWSPSGGNTLTTNPVCAGNYTLTVTDAVGCTATFTAAVTQPPPLTVTATANPPSLCAGSSTSISCPPAGGTPAYNITWMPGNLSGANQTVSPNVTTTYSVVVTDANGCMDSTNVTVTVNANPVATLAGDSLSGCAPHCVNFSDLSTVSNGNITQWSWDFGDGNNSTSQNPVHCYITAGNYTIILTVSTSTGCTNTITMNNYISVFAIPVADFTSSPQPTTELDPTLFFTDASQNASSWMWNFGDTTNATSILQSPSYMYGGPGCFDVTLTVTSSNGCMDSTVHPICIDPDVTIFVPNAFTPNGDGVNETFFAQGVGIDPDKFELWIFDRWGNLIFYSKDMNKGWNGKVQGHEDLCQIDTYVWKIKAVDVLGHKHNLIGKVSLVR; from the coding sequence ATGAAAAAATTTCTAACGTTTCTCCTGCTGTTCCTCGTTATCACAAGCAGTGGAATTTTTGCGCAATCGGCCTGCCCGCAGGTTACTATTGCACCGGCTTCTTCTATTTGCTCCGGCCAATGCGAAAATCTTACTGCAACTGTGCAGGGATCTGTTGCTACAACTTCGTATAATGTTTCCAACATTGCTTATGCACCTTATGCATTTACCGGCGGTAATCCTGTACTTGTGAATATCGATGATACCTGGTCAAGTGTTGTAACTATGCCATTCTGTTTTCAGTTTTTCGGTAATACCTACACTCAATTTGTTATTGGATCGAATGCACTTATTTCCTTCGACATCACACAAGCCAACGCCTATTGTCAATGGCCGATCAATGCAGCCATTCCTACCAATACAAATCCCATGAATTCGATCATGGCTCCTTATCACGACATTGATCCTTCTGTTGGAACTCCAACATCCGCGACTGATATCAATTGGGCGGTATATGGAACTGCACCTTGTCGTTACATGGTTGTGAACTGGAATGATGTTGCTATGTTCTCCTGCACAACTCTTATTGCAACTTCTCAATTGGTACTTCACGAAACTACAAATATCATTGACGTTTACATTCAGAATAAACCACTTTGCGCATCATGGAATGCAGGTGCAGCAATAGAAGGAATTCAGAATTCCACAGGAACAGTTGCCTACTGGGTGGCGGGAAGAAATTATCCGACGCAATGGACTGCCTCTAATGATGGAAAACGATTCACGCCTTCGGGTGCGCCGCAATATACACTCAACTGGACGGGGCCATCAGGAAATTTAGGAAGTGCAAATCCACTCAACGTTTGTCCCACCACCACTTCCACATACACATGCACTGTAACCAATACAACATGCGCCGGAAACGTTGTTGTTTCTTCAACAGTAACAGTTCCTGTAACTTCTGGATTGACCGTTGCCGGTACGCAAATAAATTCAACTTCCTGTTTAGCATGCAATGGATCTGCGACAACTACTGTCACTGCAGGAACCGGTCCGTTCACTTACGCGTGGACTCCTTCGGGTGGAAATGCAGCTACATCAAATAATTTATGCGTAGGCACCTACACGTGTACGGTAACAGGAGCGGGCGGCTGCACGGGCACACAGGTATTCACCATCACAGGGCCGTCTCCTCCAACTTCGACGCAGGCAATGACAAATGTTACTTGCAATGGCGGATGTAACGGAACCGGAACCATCACTCCGAATCCTGCAGGCGCATACACTTATGCCTGGTCGCCAAGTGGAGGAACTGCTGCAACTGCCAGCGGACTTTGCGCAGGAACATACACCGTCACTGCAACAAATGCCGGGGGTTGTACTACAACACAAACCATCACGATCACACAACCAACAGTTCTTGCTGCAACAGTTTCCACAACTGCAGCAACATGCGGTGGTAACAACGGATCTGCAACAGTTTCTCCTTCGGGAGGAACGGGGCCTTACTCTTATTCCTGGGCCCCATCGGGAGGAACGGGTGCAACTGCGAATTCACTCGTCGCCGGAACGTACACATGTACAGTTACTGATGCAAGCGGCTGCACAACTACTGCGACCGCGATCGTAGGCAGCAGTGGTGGAATAACAGCAGCAACAACTGCAACAGTGAATGTTTCCTGCAATGGAGGAACCAACGGATCTTCTACTGCATCACCAACAGGGGGAACCGGGCCTTATACTTACGCATGGTCTCCGTCCGGCGGAAATGCAGCAACAGCAAATAATCTTGCTGCAGGAAACTATACATGCACGATCACAGATGCAAATGGATGTATCGCTACAACTACAGTCACCATCACACAACCGGTTGCGCTCACAGCAATTCAAGCTCACACCAATGTTACCTGCAACGGGGGAAACAACGGCTCTGCTACAGTAACTGCTTCCGGTGGAACCGGGCCTTACACTTACGCGTGGTCTCCGTCCGGCGGAAATGCAGCAACAGCAAATAATCTTGCTGCAGGAAATTATACGTGTACCATCACGGATGCCAATGGTTGTACTACAACACAACTCTTTACGATCACGCAGCCGACTCTTCTTACTTCCACCAACTCAACAACGCTAGCCACCTGCGGAAATTCGAACGGATCTGCAACTGTGACAGCTTCCGGCGGAACCGGACCTTATACTTATTCCTGGTCACCGGCCGGTGGAAATGCAGCCACAGCAAATAATATTCCTGCTGGCACCTACACGTGCACGATCACCGATGCGAGCGGGTGCACGCAAACTTCTATTGCAACGGTGAATAACAGCGGAGGCCCGGTTGCAACTATGAGTGCGCCGACAAACGTTTCCTGTTTCGGTGGCAATAATGGTTCGGCTAACGTAACTGTTGCCGGTGGAACAGTACCTTTTACATATTCGTGGTCACCCATTGGTGGCACTTCTGCAACCGGTGCAAATCTCACAGCGGGTAATTATACGGTTACTGTCACGGATGCGAACGGATGTATTACAACTTCGTCAGCGGTGATCACGCAACCAACTGCGCTCACGATAACCGGAACATCTTCCAATGTCGATTGTTTCGGAAATTCAACAGGAACGGCATCCGTTATTCCCGGTGGCGGTTCGCCTGCGTACACGTATGCGTGGTCGCCGGCAGGAGGAAATGCCGCGAATGCAAATCCTCTTACGGCAGGATCCTATACCTGTACTGTTACAGATCTAGATGGTTGTATTATAACACAAACCTTCTCGATCACAGAACCGCCGCAACTGACTCTCGCAGTAGCCGGATTCAATGTCACTTGTTTCAATGCATGCGATGGACAGATCGTTTCCATTCCTTCTGGCGGGGTTCCCGGTTATACTTTCAACTGGAGTACCGGTTGCAGCGCCGCGTCGTGCAATAATATCTGTGCGGGAAATTACACGTGTACAGTTACTGACGCTAACGGATGTATCATCACTAATTCCGCAACGGTCACACAACCAACAGCGCTTTCCATTGCCACCAGCGAAGTGGATGCGCATTGCAATCAGAGTGACGGTTCAGCAACGGCGACAGGCTCGGGTGGAACAGGAACATTGAATTATCAATGGACAGGAGGACCTTCGAATGCAAACTGGAATAATATTTCTGCCGGAACGTATTGGATTATTGTCACTGATCAGAACAATTGTATTGATTCAACTTCAGTAACTGTGAATAATATTGCGGGTGTGAATGCTTCGTTGCAAAGTGTTTCAAATATTTCCTGCAACGGAGCATGTAACGGAATTATTACAGGAACTTCAAGCGGAGGAACAGGAATACTCACTTATTCCTGGTCACCATCGGGTGGAAATACATTGACAACAAATCCTGTTTGCGCAGGAAATTATACACTCACTGTTACAGATGCAGTTGGTTGTACAGCTACGTTCACAGCAGCAGTAACACAACCTCCGCCACTCACAGTAACGGCAACTGCAAATCCTCCTTCGCTTTGTGCCGGATCATCAACAAGCATTAGCTGTCCGCCGGCTGGTGGAACTCCTGCATATAATATTACGTGGATGCCGGGAAATCTTTCCGGTGCGAATCAAACTGTTTCTCCTAATGTTACTACGACTTATTCGGTGGTGGTAACAGATGCGAACGGATGTATGGACAGTACAAATGTTACGGTAACTGTCAATGCAAATCCTGTTGCGACACTTGCCGGCGATTCGCTTTCGGGATGTGCGCCACACTGCGTGAACTTCAGTGATCTTTCTACCGTTTCGAACGGAAACATCACGCAATGGTCATGGGATTTCGGCGATGGAAATAATTCCACATCACAAAATCCGGTTCATTGCTATATCACAGCCGGAAATTATACGATCATTCTCACTGTTTCCACTTCTACCGGTTGCACCAACACCATCACGATGAATAATTACATCAGCGTATTTGCCATTCCGGTTGCTGATTTCACTTCCAGTCCACAGCCGACCACGGAACTTGACCCTACTTTATTTTTTACAGACGCATCACAAAATGCTTCTTCGTGGATGTGGAATTTCGGCGATACAACAAATGCAACTTCCATTCTGCAAAGTCCTTCTTATATGTATGGAGGGCCCGGATGTTTTGATGTAACACTAACTGTAACTTCTTCCAATGGATGTATGGATTCAACTGTTCACCCGATCTGCATTGATCCCGATGTTACGATTTTTGTTCCGAATGCATTTACACCGAATGGAGACGGAGTGAATGAAACTTTCTTTGCGCAGGGAGTCGGAATTGATCCGGATAAATTTGAATTGTGGATCTTCGATCGCTGGGGCAACCTGATTTTTTATTCGAAGGATATGAATAAAGGATGGAACGGAAAAGTGCAGGGGCACGAAGATCTTTGCCAGATCGATACTTACGTATGGAAAATAAAAGCGGTGGATGTGTTAGGCCACAAACATAATCTCATTGGTAAAGTGAGTCTCGTCAGGTAA
- a CDS encoding alpha/beta hydrolase, translated as MLHKLPDGIEIYFELQGNLSAGSTIVFLNGLSQSTQSWLGVAPAFYTDHRIILLDLVFQGQSGTAPKFRTYDEHAADVFNLVGEHGRGKTVLCGISYGSAVAQHFLVNYPQKAESALLLSTFAHETVLFNEMGERWKVALAEGGYPKMLDVMLPDVLGKSYFINPIIPIETLKESRVARDLSAESLMQLMRATEVRGDYRNELKTIKASVIVAQGEEDVLIPPVVAKDVSDNIPGAEFIVIEKAGHTLNLEAIPQVVKILKRIVNSY; from the coding sequence ATGCTCCACAAACTTCCGGACGGTATTGAAATTTATTTTGAGTTGCAGGGAAATTTATCTGCGGGATCAACTATTGTTTTTCTCAACGGACTTTCACAAAGCACGCAATCGTGGCTTGGTGTTGCACCTGCTTTCTATACGGATCATCGCATTATTCTGCTCGATCTTGTTTTCCAGGGGCAATCGGGGACGGCTCCAAAATTCAGAACGTATGATGAGCATGCCGCTGATGTTTTTAACCTGGTCGGGGAACACGGGCGCGGAAAAACAGTTCTTTGCGGAATATCTTACGGTAGTGCTGTAGCACAACATTTTCTTGTGAATTATCCGCAGAAAGCAGAAAGTGCACTGCTTCTTTCCACCTTCGCGCACGAAACAGTTTTGTTCAATGAAATGGGAGAACGCTGGAAGGTGGCCCTGGCAGAAGGCGGTTATCCGAAAATGCTCGATGTGATGTTGCCGGATGTGCTTGGGAAATCTTATTTCATAAATCCGATCATTCCGATAGAAACACTGAAAGAATCAAGAGTAGCGAGAGACCTGTCTGCAGAAAGTTTAATGCAACTGATGCGTGCCACGGAAGTGCGCGGTGATTACCGTAACGAATTGAAAACAATAAAAGCCAGCGTGATCGTTGCGCAGGGAGAAGAAGATGTACTCATTCCTCCCGTGGTGGCAAAAGATGTATCTGATAATATTCCCGGTGCAGAATTCATTGTCATCGAAAAAGCCGGACATACGCTGAACCTGGAAGCAATTCCGCAGGTGGTAAAAATTTTGAAGAGGATAGTTAATAGTTATTGA